The DNA region GCGTCAGGGCCCGCAGCCGCTCCTCCAGCGCCTGCTTCTCGGCGCGgagccgcgccgccgtgccgcggaGCTCCTCCAGCCGCTGCTGCTTTCGCTCGCGCGACCGCCGCGCCGACAGCCGGTTGGACTCcttgcgccgctgccgccgctcctcctcctcgtccgccacctcggcctcctcctcccgcggcggcggctccgccgcggccgtcctcgacgccATCACCTGGTCCAGGCTAGGGCACGAGTCGGGCCCCCACGGCGTGAACCCGCACGTGATAATGTCCATGCCCATGTCCCGCGCGCCGCAGCTGGACGACGCGGCAGCGAAGTCAAGGTCAAGGGCTTCCTGCACGGACAGCATCTCCTCGCTTTGCAGTTGCAGCCTTCCACCACTACGGAAAACCGCCGCAGAATTTCCAGAAAACTAAGGGGGGCGAGTAGAGAATCGGGGAAAAGGGAAGAACGATGAGGAAACGGCCGCTATTTATAGAGGCACAGGCCACCCCCTCGACCCTCCGGAGGCCTCAGACCTCGCGAGGTGGGCCCCGCCACCATTCCGGGCCCACCGTTACGTGGGGTGTCTTCCTTCCCGGGTGGCTGGTACCTTTCCTTTTTTTCCACTGACCCTCCGCTTTACTCGTGGCGACGAAAGGTTCAACCGCCCGCACGGTATATTCGCACCGGCGCCCCCAGCCATCCGACGGCGCAGGACGGTCTCAGAATCCGGAACCGACGGCGTCGATGGAGCGGCCGCGCCGGGCGCCCCGGTGCGGGCACGCCTTTCTTCCCCTGAGTGCCCGATCTGGTTGGTGCGACGTGAGGAGGACCCACGTACGCCGGGGCCGGGGCGCGCGGTGTAGCTTAGCCGCGAAGGAATGGTGCTCGATCGCCTCCGGCCTCCCGGCACGTCGAGGCGCACACGTGCCGGCTGCCCGTCTCCGGCGCCGCTGCGGCGGGCCCGACCGCCGGCGACCATACTACCCTAGACTGTCAGCTGGGGCCACCTGCATCCTGCGTGGCGGCTGGCCGGAGCtcgcggcgcgcgggcgcgcCACCTCGGCGCgcgcggcacagcggcggggcGGCGTACGTGTGCGGATCCGTCGCGAGCTAGGCCACGCGGGCTTGCGCCACACATGCCAAATTCTCTCGCCGCGTGCGACGAGGACGCTGTGCGTGATCAGAGATGAGCCCCGAGCGCGACATGGCTACGCGTGTGCCGGAGCGGTCGGTACACGTATCTTAAAGCTGGCGCCACCCTTTGTCTAGTTCGACGGTGACCGATCGATGCGTACGTGCGGTGCGACTCTGCGTGGGTGGTGACTGGCCGTCCATGCATGCATCGGCGCCTCTCCAACACATGCTGCTACGACGACCTGCTAACTCATCGAGCAAGCATGGTCCATGAGAGCGAGCATGACTGCTTAGTGGAGTAGCCTAGCTAGTTTGATGATGATCTTATGATAAGCTGGCCGCTGGCGTGTGGGTTAACGGTAAATAAGCCAGTCGTGTCGATCGCCTCCGTTGCTGTCGGAGCTGTCTGGATCAGGCAGTAATTGGAGCGACCGCATGCACATCCATATATCCAAGACCAAGAGCGTATGGATCGGACGAGAGCTAATAAAGCAAGCGAGTGCGACGGGGATCGACATGATCGATCGAGCTTCACACGAGTATCTTCTAGCACGTGGGACGAAATGTTAGCTTGGATCCTTTCCGGATCCGTCACGACACTTGTTCGGCACGGTTCGGGACGTCTTCTTGAAAACATATGGTGATCACATCGAGATGCACCGCTTCCTTTTGGAGCGTCGAGTGGTGTAACATTTCAAATTGTGACACGCTAGCTAGACCTGCCTTGCGAATAGATGCATCTATGTAGCGGCAGCACACGTATATGCATGCATGGTGCGGTTGCTTTACGAAAAGCTCCGTAGGTTCGGAAAGACGATGCATACCGGCCTTCGCCTTTCATCTTTTTATCCACACTCGCGTACGTTCGTTTCACACACGTTCGATCTCGAGGAAGGAATTCGTTTTTGTCACGTACCAAACTATACTTGTACGCTCTTACTTAACGATGGAAATATGATGCAGCTCTATAAGGTGTCGAGGAATTAGTTTGGCATATATTATGTTCCTAACACAAGCACGCTCGTTTCATATCTCAATCCTAAACTTTCAGTCACGGTTCACCAATAAAATCGGTTCATGCTAGCGTTCCTTTTACTTTTTTAGATTAGAATTATATATCCTAGCGAACTTGCTCCGGTCAATTGAATTGCACATCTCAGCACACAAAAATGGTTCAGCGTTCACACCGCTATACGCTTCACAAACCACGACCAGCAATTAGTTCAAATATTCGCAAAAAAAAACAATTACTTCAAATAAGTAGATAGCCAAACGTTAAGATTTGATGTCGCACTTAATCTTTACGCAAAATAAAATGTTTGTGATAAAATGCCTAAGTTCCAAACAAACGcatgtttttttttcaaaatacaGTACACTCGCAGATGCTCACATACACGTACGCGTATTCACCTCTATGAATACACGTATGCAACTCTACCCTTATGAACATTTTTGAGAGAATGAAGCAGCAGATTCTCGAGATTGACGAAATTACCACAGATGCCTCGCTGTCGACGGGTACATGACCTACCACTGAAAGAACAGTGCCTTTTAAATTCTgaaataaatttagaaaaatacgACCGTGCCAAGTTGTCATAATTACCAGTGAACTACGCTCACTTGGAACCAACTCAAACGTATACAGTAGCTTGGTATAACAGTGACGACTATGGACAAATCGAGTGTAGTTTAGCTGGTTAGTTTTTAGTACAGGTGTTCGTATTTTCCTTCTGAAATTGGTGACGCTACTTTTTTTTTACAATGTTAACATTCTAGCAATGAGATATATGTGGTGAAATCGTAAATCTCATACTTTGTTGGTCCAGTCTCCTAGAGACGCTCATATAAAATATAGATGGGCCACGTGCATGTGTTCGCGTGAATACGAGCATCCGCCTAGGACAATATTATTTTCTAGGAAAAAAACAGCCACAATGTCATAATGCATACTCGCAACCGCCAACGCAAGCTTACAAAGAACAATAAAAGGTCAAAAATGCTGAAATATTTGTATTTACTTTTTTGAAACGATTGCAAGAGTTTTGCCTTAAGTTTTCCTAGACTAGACTAGGGAAAAATTTGTTAGATATTTATGAATATTTTAATTTCAAATATTACTAGCTATTCCATGATGTAAATTAGTGACCTTGTGATTACAAAGCATGTGGTTATGTTTGTGTTAATTCCACTAACTAACACGAACAAGAGAATAAATCAGAGATGGTTTATAATGTACCCCAGGGCGGGACAGGTACTGGAGGTACTAGGTGCACCATTCCTAAGGTTGAATATTGTGTAGGTCTGAGTTGTTCGATATAGCCGAATTAAGTCGATGCAGCGTAGATGGCCTTCGGGAAGCAGTCGAGACGATCTTGATGTTCACTTGGGGAGCACATCTACGACCACCAGGCCAGGAAGTAGTTGTATGGCTTGAGAATGAAGTAGTCGTTTGGGCCACCAGGATATAGATGAAGTAGTCGTTCGGGAAGCAAGTGAGCAGTCGCATAAAAACTCTTccaaaaacctgattgcccgctatcccgtgcaggaccttcagcgtGCAGCGTTTCGAAGACCTGCTCTCGCTAGGACTGTGTTCGCAGCGCTAGCGATGAATATGCAAAGCAAACAACATAAAACGAGGGAGAGATCTCCTAAACAGGAGTACATGAGTGGCTAAGTGTTGAGGTGTGTATGAATATGGAGACAACAATGGCTATCAATTCGCACCATTAACCAATCATCAattttttgttttaatcaccgATTACAATTCATCCATTACTCTCCTCAATTACCCATATGGTATTAACCACCTCATAACTCCTCAGCATTAACTCGTGCATCTTTTAAATCTTAATTTATCATTCAAATAAATAGGTTTAGCCTAAATATTCTAACAAAATAAAAAGAAAGGAAGGTTGAATTCTTGACATCTCATTCTGCCGTAAAAGTTACTCCATTGATTTGCCAGTTTAATTTCCTGCGACCGACCTAACTTAAAAGGAGAACATGCAACCAAGTGACGACTAAACATGCCGCCGGCATTACACATTACCAAGAGTATAAGCCGCCGTATAAACTGAGTACTCTAGCCATATGCTGAGATGCAGAACCTGAAAAGATCAGCACGCCTCATACAAAGGCATTCAAATCACGCGCTAGCTATTGTATACTAGAACCGACCACATGTACTCCACGACAAGCAGCAGCTACGCACACCGATCGTGAGGCCCATGACGACATGCAAGGAGATGATAGCTCTACCGAGTGGATTACACAAAAAAAAATCAACTCTGTGCTGCAGTCTTGTAGCTAGTGCCTAGTGCTTGCTTGCATTGCATGAGAGATCAAGTAAACAAGGCATTCTTTCCGGTCCATGGAATCAGTGGGAAGTTGGGAGACTCCCTTTAGCTTTCGATCGCCAACGTTTCCCCTGCCGTCAGCCTAAGCTCCATCAGACCATCACTTTAGTCTGCCGTCTTGCTTCACCTGACCTGTCGACCAAAGTCACGAAACCACCCTTTGAGCTATCGCCCGAGCAATCTCCGGACACGTGGCTTAACGCGGCGCACTCATCGCGAGCGTCTCGCTCTGATCGCCGACTCGAAGGCCGCCACGCCTGGACCAAGAGAGTACTCATCGGCAGGGACACAAAGGGGTTGATCACAACTCTCAAGTACGTACACTGTCTGAAAACTGAAAAGAGCAGTGAATAATGGAGAGACAGCATCTGGAAAGAACTGATGGTGAAGTACGCAATGTAAAGCGAAAGATGCAAATTATGAGATCTGATCATTTTGAAAGATGCAGCTGCACACGCGCTTTGGAATTATTCCGGGTGTTTAGCGTCTGGCTTTGAGCGTAACTGGGCTGGATCTCACCAGAATTTAGAGGCGATGGCTGTCGCACCTTGATTCCATCGAAAATGTGCTTTTGTTGAACGACAAAATATTCTCCTTTTTTCCTTTCTCTAAGAGAATCTTCCTTAACTGAAGAAAA from Panicum hallii strain FIL2 chromosome 9, PHallii_v3.1, whole genome shotgun sequence includes:
- the LOC112876874 gene encoding ocs element-binding factor 1-like, with product MLSVQEALDLDFAAASSSCGARDMGMDIITCGFTPWGPDSCPSLDQVMASRTAAAEPPPREEEAEVADEEEERRQRRKESNRLSARRSRERKQQRLEELRGTAARLRAEKQALEERLRALTRHGLAVCRQNARLRAEADALARRLREARRLLALRRFIAGHALPTPMMMPPPLQQHQQAAGVAPGAPLGLTSLMT